In one window of Nicotiana tabacum cultivar K326 chromosome 12, ASM71507v2, whole genome shotgun sequence DNA:
- the LOC107771754 gene encoding E3 ubiquitin-protein ligase RSL1, with amino-acid sequence MDFPANRFSGHIPAIFGSLLNSLGRLSPVTGDLGAASAGVILLVTVAIPGFFYFKKSKNKPQFDVDRESTEASTFDPHVNEFVGGRISEMLVHRDAEYAEELQLQEALLASLYTGPSSNYASSSIQGGPFLATEMLKLEKEGDGQLKSFCEICLDNKESWQMFRNESCSHSFCYECTSKHIMARIAEKPKVIGCPGVNCSAALDISACRFMIPKEALIRWDESLCQSIIPDSQKLYCPFRDCSALLVNDTGASIQKIKCPLCKRSFCAVCRVPWHPEFTCKEFQKLNAKKGGKEDMVKTLAKKKNWQKCPNCKIFVEKTEGCIHMTCRCEYQFCYKVWFKMD; translated from the exons ATGGATTTCCCGGCAAATCGATTCTCCGGCCATATTCCGGCGATTTTTGGTTCCCTACTTAACTCCCTCGGGCGACTTTCACCGGTCACCGGTGATCTCGGTGCAGCATCCGCCGGTGTGATTTTACTCGTAACCGTCGCAATCCCAGGGTTCTTTTACTTtaagaaaagcaaaaataaacCTCAGTTTGATGTCGATCGTGAGTCGACGGAGGCTTCGACGTTTGATCCTCATGTGAATG AATTTGTTGGAGGACGTATAAGTGAGATGCTTGTCCATCGTGATGCGGAATATGCAGAAGAGTTGCAGCTCCAAGAAGCTTTACTAGCCTCACTTTACACTGGTCCAAGCAGCAACTATGCATCTTCATCTATACAAGGAGGACCATTCTTGGCAACAGAGATGTTGAAGCTTGAAAAAGAAGGTGATGGTCAACTTAAAAGCTTCTGTGAGATTTGCTTGGATAACAAAGAAAGTTGGCAGATGTTTAGAAATGAGAGTTGTTCTCATTCCTTCTGTTACGAGTGCACAAGTAAGCATATTATGGCAAGGATTGCAGAAAAGCCAAAAGTTATTGGTTGCCCCGGAGTAAATTGCAGTGCTGCACTTGATATTAGTGCTTGTAGGTTCATGATTCCCAAAGAGGCACTAATCAGGTGGGATGAATCGTTATGCCAGTCAATCATTCCTGACTCTCAAAAGCTGTACTGCCCTTTCCGTGATTGCTCAGCCCTGTTAGTTAATGATACTGGGGCTAGTATACAAAAGATAAAATGCCCTTTGTGCAAGAGATCATTCTGTGCAGTATGTCGAGTTCCATGGCATCCGGAGTTTACATGCAAAGAGTTCCAGAAACTGAACGCCAAAAAGGGGGGCAAAGAGGACATGGTGAAGACACTTGCCAAGAAGAAAAACTGGCAGAAATGTCCTAATTGTAAAATATTTGTTGAGAAGACAGAGGGATGCATTCACATGACTTGCAGGTGTGAATATCAGTTCTGCTATAAGGTGTGGTTCAAAATGGACTAG
- the LOC107765352 gene encoding receptor-like protein kinase 7 — translation MAALLNCWPELIFLSIFSIFSVAFSNELQTLLSIKSSLINPTTKTNVFKNWEPNTPLCNFTGIKCNSDGSVKELELSSQSLSGFVPFDKICSLNSLEKLSLGFNSLSGRVTNDLNNCVSLNYLDVGNNDFTGSFPDISSLSKLTHFYANNSGFSGKFPWNSVANMSKLIVLSLGDNSFDRTPFPEVIVKLDQLNLLYLSNCGLEGEIPEGIGNLTELINLELSMNHLTGEIPSGITKLTKLWQLELYENELTGKLPVGFGNLTSLEYFDASTNYLYGDLSEIRELNNLVSLQLLQNEFSGEVPVELGEFKKLVNVSLYTNKLTGQLPQKLGSWANFDFIDISENNFTGPIPPDMCKQGTMRGLLILRNNFTGEIPESYANCTTLERFRVSKNSLSGVIPAGIWGLPKLQIIDVAMNNFEGAITSDIGNAKSLGEVYVANNKLSGKLPLEISKATSLVRIDCSNNQFSGEIPGTIGELKKLGNLYLQKNKFTGSIPDSLGSCVSLSEINMAHNSLSGSIPVTLGSLPTLTSLNLSENQLTGQIPTSLSHLKLNLLDFSDNQLTGPIPDSLSIDAYKGSFSGNNGLCSQNIKNFRRCFGESGKPRELHTLLLCLFVAVIVVLLSLAGFMYLKKKNEKVHERSLKEHSWNTKSFHILTFAEDEILDGIKHDNLIGKGGSGSVYRVQLADGTDFAVKHIWTSDSGGGKMPGTTSPMLGKRGMKSKGFEAEVQTLSSIRHVNVVKLYCSITSEDSSLLVYEYMPNGSLWDRLHTCKKMSLDWETRYEIALGAAKGLEYLHHGCDKPVIHRDVKSSNILLDELLKPRIADFGLAKIAQADSTKDSTHVIAGTHGYIAPEYGYTHKVNEKSDVYSFGVVLMELISGKRPIEPEYGENRNIVTWVSSKLKSKESVLSIVDSSIPESFKEDAIKVLRIAIVCTDKLPSLRPTMRNVVKMLEDAEPFKLVGIIVSKDDGSNKAEQFKDHTKI, via the exons ATGGCGGCGCTGTTAAATTGCTGGCCGGAACTTATCTTCCTCTCTATATTCTCCATCTTCTCCGTTGCTTTTTCCAACGAGCTTCAAACACTTTTATCCATTAAATCCTCTTTAATAAACCCCACTACCAAAACCAATGTATTCAAAAACTGGGAACCCAATACTCCTCTTTGTAACTTCACTGGCATTAAATGCAATTCCGATGGCTCAGTCAAAGAACTCGAACTGTCAAGTCAAAGCCTATCTGGTTTCGTCCCTTTTGATAAAATTTGTTCTCTTAACTcattggaaaaactctctctgGGTTTCAACTCACTCTCTGGACGTGTAACTAACGACTTGAACAATTGTGTTAGCTTGAATTACTTGGACGTTGGGAATAATGATTTCACAGGGTCTTTTCCTGATATATCTTCACTTAGTAAATTAACCCATTTTTACGCAAATAACAGTGGGTTTTCAGGAAAATTTCCGTGGAATTCTGTTGCCAATATGAGTAAATTGATTGTACTCAGCCTTGGTGATAATTCATTTGATCGAACGCCGTTTCCTGAGGTGATTGTGAAACTTGATCAATTGAACTTGTTGTACTTGTCGAATTGTGGGCTTGAAGGGGAAATTCCAGAAGGAATTGGAAATCTAACGGAGTTGATTAATTTAGAGCTGTCAATGAATCATCTTACTGGTGAAATTCCTTCTGGAATTACAAAGCTAACGAAATTATGGCAGCTTGAGTTATATGAAAACGAGTTAACAGGAAAGTTGCCAGTTGGATTCGGGAATTTAACAAGTCTCGAATATTTTGATGCTTCTACTAATTACCTGTACGGTGATTTGTCAGAAATTCGAGAGCTAAATAATTTGGTAAGTCTGCAGTTATTGCAGAATGAATTTTCAGGGGAAGTACCAGTGGAATTGGGAGAGTTCAAAAAACTGGTAAACGTGTCTTTGTATACTAACAAGTTAACAGGTCAACTTCCACAGAAGTTGGGTTCTTGGGCTAATTTCGATTTCATTGATATATCGGAGAATAATTTCACTGGTCCAATTCCACCGGATATGTGTAAGCAGGGGACAATGAGAGGATTATTGATACTTAGAAACAATTTCACAGGTGAAATTCCAGAAAGTTATGCAAATTGTACAACATTGGAGCGGTTTCGAGTGAGCAAGAATTCGCTATCTGGTGTAATTCCAGCTGGAATTTGGGGGCTGCCAAAACTCCAAATCATTGATGTTGCAATGAATAATTTTGAAGGTGCTATTACTTCTGATATTGGAAATGCAAAATCTTTAGGTGAAGTTTATGTTGCCAATAATAAACTTTCTGGTAAGTTGCCTTTGGAAATTTCAAAGGCTACTTCTTTGGTAAGAATTGATTGTAGTAACAATCAGTTTTCAGGGGAAATTCCGGGGACAATTGGTGAGCTAAAGAAACTTGGTAATCTTTATTTACAGAAGAACAAGTTTACTGGTTCAATACCAGATTCTTTAGGCTCTTGTGTTTCATTAAGTGAGATTAACATGGCTCATAATTCGCTTAGTGGTTCAATTCCAGTTACCCTCGGATCATTACCGACTTTAACTTCATTAAACTTGTCGGAAAATCAGCTTACGGGGCAGATTCCGACGAGTCTATCACATCTGAAGTTAAATCTTCTTGATTTTTCCGACAATCAGTTGACTGGACCAATACCGGATTCTCTATCAATTGATGCTTATAAGGGTAGCTTTTCTGGAAATAATGGTCTTTGTAGCCAAAACATCAAGAATTTTCGTCGATGTTTTGGTGAATCTGGAAAGCCTAGAGAATTGCACACCCTTTTGCTTTGTTTGTTCGTGGCTGTGATTGTTGTGCTCCTTTCACTTGCGGGTTTCATgtacttgaagaagaagaatgagaaaGTACATGAGAGGTCTTTGAAGGAACATTCTTGGAATACAAAGTCATTCCATATATTGACTTTCGCAGAGGATGAGATTCTTGATGGAATTAAACATGATAATTTGATTGGAAAAGGTGGTTCTGGGAGTGTATACAGAGTGCAGCTTGCAGATGGCACAGATTTTGCGGTAAAACATATTTGGACCTCTGATTCAGGGGGAGGAAAAATGCCGGGAACAACATCACCAATGTTGGGAAAACGTGGGATGAAGTCGAAAGGATTTGAGGCTGAGGTTCAAACACTGAGCTCAATTCGACATGTGAATGTGGTGAAATTGTATTGTAGTATAACGAGTGAGGACTCGAGCTTGTTGGTGTATGAGTATATGCCAAATGGGAGCTTGTGGGATCGATTGCACACTTGCAAGAAGATGTCACTTGATTGGGAGACGAGGTACGAGATTGCTCTTGGTGCAGCTAAAGGATTGGAGTATTTGCATCATGGTTGTGATAAGCCAGTGATTCATAGGGATGTTAAGTCTAGTAACATCTTGTTGGACGAGCTTTTGAAGCCAAGAATTGCTGACTTTGGTCTTGCTAAGATTGCACAAGCTGATTCAACCAAAGATTCAACTCATGTCATTGCAGGAACACATGGATATATTGCTCCTG AATATGGATACACGCACAAAGTGAACGAGAAAAGTGATGTATATAGTTTCGGGGTAGTGTTGATGGAGCTAATATCTGGGAAAAGGCCAATAGAACCAGAATATGGAGAGAACAGGAACATAGTAACATGGGTGAGCAGCAAATTGAAGAGCAAGGAGAGTGTGTTAAGCATAGTGGATTCAAGCATCCCAGAATCTTTTAAGGAAGATGCAATCAAAGTCTTAAGAATTGCCATTGTCTGCACAGATAAGCTTCCATCTTTAAGGCCAACAATGAGAAATGTAGTCAAAATGCTGGAAGATGCAGAACCCTTCAAATTGGTTGGGATAATTGTAAGCAAAGATGATGGTAGTAATAAGGCTGAGCAATTCAAGGATCACACTAAGATATAA